Proteins encoded in a region of the Lemur catta isolate mLemCat1 chromosome 14, mLemCat1.pri, whole genome shotgun sequence genome:
- the ATP5MK gene encoding ATP synthase membrane subunit K, mitochondrial, with protein sequence MAGPETDAQFQFTGIKKYFNSYTLTGRMNCVLATYGGIALMILYFKLRSKKTPAVKAT encoded by the exons ATGGCAGGTCCAGAAACTGATGCCCAATTCCAGTTCACtggtattaaaaaatatttcaactcTTATACTCTCACAGGTAGAATGAAT tgtgTACTGGCCACATATGGAGGCATTGCTTTGATGATCTTATACTTCAAGTTAAGGTCTAAAAAAACTCCAGCTGTGAAAGCAACATAA
- the TAF5 gene encoding transcription initiation factor TFIID subunit 5 produces the protein MAALAEEQTEVAVKLEPEGPPTLIPPQAGDGAGEGSGSTTNNGPNGGGGNVAAASLASGDGGTPKPAVAVSAAAPAGAAPVPAAAPEAGASHDRQTLLAVLQFLRQSNLREAEEALRREARLLEEAVAGSGAPGEVDSAGAEAACALLSRVTASVPGPAAPDPPGAGASGATAVSGSVSGPAAPGKAGSVIVEDQPDVSAVLSAYNQQGDPTMYEEYYSGLKHFIECSLDCHRAELSQLFYPLFVHMYLELVYNQHENEAKSFFEKFHGDQECYYQDDLRVLSSLTKKEHMKGNETMLDFRTSKFVLRISRDSYQLLKRHLQEKQNNQIWNIVQEHLYIDIFDGMPRSKQQIDAMVGSLAGEAKREANKSKVFFGLLKEPEIEVPLDDEDEEGENEEGKPKKKKPKKDSIGSKSKKQDPNAPPQNRIPLPELKDSDKLDKIMNMKETTKRVRLGPDCLPSICFYTFLNAYQGLTAVDVTDDSSLIAGGFADSTVRVWSVTPKKLRSVKQASDLSLIDKESDDVLERIMDEKTASELKILYGHSGPVYGASFSPDRNYLLSSSEDGTVRLWSLQTFTCLVGYKGHNYPVWDTQFSPYGYYFVSGGHDRVARLWATDHYQPLRIFAGHLADVNCTRFHPNSNYVATGSADRTVRLWDVLNGNCVRIFTGHKGPIHSLTFSPNGRFLATGATDGRVLLWDIGHGLMVGELKGHTDTVCSLRFSRDGEILASGSMDNTVRLWDAVKAFEDLETDDFTTATGHINLPENSQELLLGTYMTKSTPVVHLHFTRRNLVLAAGAYSPQ, from the exons ATGGCGGCGCTGGCGGAGGAGCAGACGGAGGTGGCGGTCAAGCTAGAGCCTGAGGGACCGCCGACGCTGATACCTCCGCAGGCGGGGGACGGCGCGGGCGAGGGTAGCGGCAGCACTACCAACAACGGCCCCAATGGTGGCGGCGGGAACGTTGCGGCGGCGTCGTTGGCTAGCGGGGATGGCGGGACCCCCAAGCCCGCGGTGGCTGTCTCCGCCGCTGCCCCGGCGGGGGCGGCCCCGGTGCCTGCCGCTGCTCCGGAGGCCGGCGCTTCCCACGACCGACAGACTCTGCTGGCCGTGCTGCAGTTCCTACGGCAAAGCAACCTCCGCGAGGCCGAAGAGGCGTTACGCCGTGAGGCCCGGCTGCTGGAGGAGGCAGTGGCGGGCTCCGGAGCCCCGGGAGAGGTGGACAGCGCCGGAGCTGAGGCGGCTTGCGCGCTTCTCAGCCGGGTCACAGCCTCCGTCCCCGGCCCTGCGGCCCCCGACCCTCCGGGCGCCGGCGCTTCGGGGGCTACGGCCGTCTCGGGCTCAGTCTCAGGTCCTGCGGCTCCGGGGAAAG cTGGAAGTGTAATTGTGGAAGACCAGCCAGATGTCAGTGCCGTGTTGTCGGCCTACAACCAACAAGGAGATCCCACAATGTATGAAGAATACTACAGTGGACTGAAACACTTCATTGAATGTTCCCTGGACTGCCATCGGGCAGAGTTATCTCAACTCTTTTATCCTCTGTTTGTACACATGTACTTGGAGCTAGTCTACAATCAAcatgaaaatgaagcaaaatcaTTCTTCGAGAA GTTCCATGGAGATCAGGAATGTTATTACCAGGATGACCTACGAGTATTATCTAGTCTTACCAAAAAGGAACACATGAAAGGGAATGAGACCATGTTGGATTTTCGAACAAGTAAATTTGTTCTGCGTATTTCCCGTGACTCGTACCAACTCTTGAAGAGGCATCTTCAGGAGAAACAGAACAATCAGATATGGAACATAGTTCAGGAGCACCTCTACATTGACATCTTTGATGGGATGCCGCGTAGTAAGCAGCAGATAGATGCGATGGTGGGAAGTTTGGCAGGAGAGGCTAAACGAGAGGCAAACAAATCAAAG GtattttttggtttattaaaAGAACCAGAAATTGAGGTACCTTtggatgatgaggatgaagaaggagaaaatgaagaaggaaaaccTAAAAAGAAGAAGCCCAAAAAAGACAGTATTGGatccaaaagcaaaaaacaagatCCCAATGCTCCACCTCAAAACAG aattCCTCTTCCTGAGTTAAAAGATTCAGATAAGTtggataaaataatgaatatgaaaGAAACCACCAAACGAGTGCGCCTTGGGCCAGACTGCTTACCCTCCATTTGTTTCTATACATTCCTCAATGCTTACCAG GGTCTCACGGCAGTGGATGTCACTGATGATTCTAGTCTGATTGCTGGAGGTTTTGCAGATTCAACTGTCAGAGTGTGGTCTGTGACACCCAAAAAGCTTCGGAGTGTCAAACAGGCATCAG ATCTTAGCCTCATAGACAAAGAATCAGATGACGTCTTAGAAAGAATCATGGATGAGAAAACAGCAAGTGAGTTGAAGATTTTGTATGGTCACAGTGGGCCTGTCTATGGAGCCAGCTTCAGTCCAGATAG GAACTATTTGCTTTCCTCTTCAGAGGATGGAACTGTCAGATTGTGGAGCCTTCAAACATTTACCTGTTTGGTGGGATATAAAGGACACAACTATCCAGTATGGGACACGCAATTTTCTCCATATGGATATTATTTTGTGTCAGGGGGCCACGACAGAGTAGCTAG actctgGGCTACAGACCACTATCAGCCTTTAAGGATATTTGCTGGCCATCTTGCTGATGTGAATTGTACCAGATTCCATCCAAATTCTAATTATGTTGCCACGGGCTCTGCAGACAGAACTGTGCGGCTCTGGGATGTCTTGAATGGTAACTGTGTAAGGATCTTCACTGGACACAAG GGACCAATTCATTCCTTGACATTTTCTCCCAATGGGAGATTCCTGGCTACAGGAGCAACAGATGGCAGAGTACTCCTTTGGGATATTGGACATGGTCTGATGGTTGGAGAATTAAAAGGCCACACTGATACAGTCTGTTCACTTaggtttagtagagatggtgaaATTTTGGCATCAG GTTCGATGGATAATACAGTTCGGTTATGGGATGCTGTCAAAGCATTTGAAGATTTAGAGACTGATGACTTTACTACAGCCACTGGGCATATAAATTTACCTGAGAATTCACAGGAGTTATTGTTGGGAACATATATGACCAAATCAACGCCAGTTGTACACCTCCATTTTACGCGAAGAAACCTGGTTCTAGCCGCAGGAGCTTATAGTCCACAATAA